The following proteins are encoded in a genomic region of Doryrhamphus excisus isolate RoL2022-K1 chromosome 6, RoL_Dexc_1.0, whole genome shotgun sequence:
- the LOC131130858 gene encoding MOB kinase activator 2 encodes MGGCHSYPSATKADGKAPPDINNDKLGINNNNLEERPYLQQEYVCQHITHLDMSALTALPPGVDQAEWLASNTVTFFKHINLFSSALSEFCTPSTCPTACGPGDTVYFWTDDHGRKLKCSAPLYFDYAMSYIQDLLTDEDVFPTKAGSVFPTGFIFLVQKVFLLLFRTLAHIYWSHYRETLALGLHPHLNTLFTHLTLFCRQHALLDAQDTEPLRDLIMALGLQG; translated from the exons ATGGGGGGTTGCCATAGTTACCCCTCGGCGACCAAAGCAGACGGCAAGGCTCCTCCTGACATCAACAATGACAAACT GGGGATTAACAACAATAACCTGGAGGAGCGTCCGTACCTCCAGCAGGAGTACGTGTGCCAGCACATCACTCATTTGGACATGTCCGCCCTCACGGCACTGCCGCCTGGCGTGGACCAGGCCGAGTGGCTGGCCAGCAACA CCGTGACATTTTTCAAACACATAAACCTGTTCTCCAGTGCGCTGTCCGAGTTCTGCACACCCAGCACATGCCCGACTGCCTGTGGTCCAGGCGACAC AGTTTATTTTTGGACCGATGACCACGGCAGGAAGCTGAAGTGTTCCGCTCCACTTTACTTTGACTATGCCATGTCCTACATTCAGGATCTACTAACTGATGAAGATGTGTTCCCTACAAAAGCAG GTTCAGTGTTCCCCACAGGCTTCATCTTTCTCGTCCAGAAGGTCTTTTTGCTGCTGTTCAGGACTCTGGCCCACATTTACTGGTCCCACTACCGAGAGACGCTTGCACTGGGGCTGCACCCACATCTCAACACACTTTTCACACACCTCACGCTCTTCTGCAGGCAGCACGCGCTCCTGGATGCGCAGGACACGGAGCCACTGCGGGACCTCATCATGGCTCTAGGACTGCAAGGatga
- the adm2b gene encoding uncharacterized protein adm2b, protein MSALLPAWTCLLLGFLPLEIQTRTFIHQNLSTRYRSHKSSKFMTPSYTTMTMATLDHSVSLDDPITLADRRYRWRALLKTEPPLRLSKLLLHQEALSSARKGRLRGRRHTNKGARRGQLMRVGCVLGTCQVQNLSHRLYQLIGQSGRADSSPINPRSPHSYG, encoded by the exons ATGAGTGCACTCCTGCCGGCGTGGACTTGTCTGCTGCTCGGCTTCCTGCCCCTGGAGATTCAGACTCGGACTTTCATCCATCAGAACCTCAGTACCAGATACAG GTCACACAAATCTTCTAAATTCATGACGCCTTCTTACACCACCATGACAATGGCTACATTGGATCATTCTGTTTCCCTGGACGACCCCATCACCCTGGCAGACAGACGCTACCGCTGGAGGGCCCTACTAAAAACAGAGCCCCCGCTGAGGCTGTCTAAACTGTTGCTCCATCAGGAAGCGCTGTCATCGGCCCGAAAGGGTAGGTTACGAGGTCGTCGCCACACCAACAAAGGGGCCCGAAGGGGACAGCTGATGAGGGTCGGGTGCGTCCTGGGGACATGTCAGGTTCAGAACCTGAGCCACCGCCTCTACCAGCTGATTGGACAGAGTGGGAGGGCAGACTCCTCCCCCATCAATCctcgcagccctcacagctatgGCTAA